CGGAGTACCCGCAGCGGCACCGCGTGAAGCCGGGGATCACGGGCTGGGCGCAGATCAACCACAGCTACGACTCGTGCATCGAGGACGTGCGCAAGAAGGTCGCGTTCGACCTCGAGTACATCGAGTCGCAGGGCGTGTGGATGGACCTCAAGATCATGGCGCTGACGCTGCCGGTCATGATCTTCCGGCGGGGCGCGCACTGAGCCCGCCCGCCAGCGCCGTCTCGTACCGTCCGCCGGACCAACCGACTGCAGTCCCGGCGGCGCCACGGGGCCCCGCCACCACGCCCGCGCGCCCGCTGCGCATCGCCTTCTGCATCGACAGCCTGGCGACGAGCGGCGGCACGGAGCTCAGCACCGTCCGGATGGCCGAGCTGCTGGCCGCCGCCGGCCACCAGCTGGAGCTGTTCACGCTGCGTGCGCAGGGCGCGATGGGCGCGCGCTACGCGGCCGCAGGGATCCCGGTGCACGAGGTGCCGGTCCGCTCGCTGGTCGGCCTCGACACTGCCCGCGCGATCCGGCGCTTCGCCGCGCGCCTGCGGACGGGCCGCTTCGACGTGCTGCACAGCCACGACCTCTACACGAACGTCGTGGCGGTGTGCGCCGCGCGCCTGGCGCGCATCCCGGCGATCGTCGCCAGCAAGCGCTGGACGGAGTGGCGCCTCGCCCACCGCATGCTCAACCGCGGCGTGTTCCGGCTGGCGGACTGCGTCGTCGCCAACTCGGCGCGCGTCGGCACCACGCTGCGCGCGCACGACCGCGTGCCGGCGGGACGCGTCGCGGTCGTGACGAACTTCGTCGAGGACGCCGCCTTCGCGCGCTGGACGCCCGACGAGCGCCTCGCGCAGCGCCGCGCGCTCGGCCTCGCGGACGACGCGCCGGTGGTCGGCATCGTCGCGCGGCTGCGCGCGGAGAAGGACCACGCGCTGCTGCTCGACGCGATCGCGCTCGTGCGCGCGCGGGTGCCGGCCGTGCGGCTGGTCCTGGTGGGCGACGGCGACGAGCACGAGGCGCTGGAGGCCCGGGCCGATGCGCTGGGCATCCGCGACGCCGTCGTCTTCGCGGGCCACCGCCCCAACCGGCCGAACCCGCACCAGCTGTTCGACGTGTCGGTGCTCTGCTCGAAGCACGAGGGCTTCCCCAACACGGTCGTCGAGGCGATGGCCGCCGCGCGGCCTGTGGTCGCGACCGCGGTCGGCGGCGTGCCCGACGCGCTCGTCGCCAGCGAGACGGGGCTGCTCGTGCCGCCCGGCGACGCGCGCGCGCTGGCCGACGCGATCGCCGCGCTGCTGGCCGACCCGGCGCGAGCCGAGCAGATGGGCGCCGCCGGCGTCGCGCGCGCGCGCGAGGTCTTCCACGCGACCGCCGTCGTGCCGCAACTCACCCGCCTCTACGACGGCCTGCTGGCGCGCGCGCGCCGCGGGCCGTCGCGGGCCGCCTGACCGTCCGATCATGCGCCCTCCCCCGCCTCCCCAGGCCACGGTTCGCGCGTGGGGCCGCCGCGGCGGCCTCGCGCCGCAGGTGCCGGTGGCCCCCATGCCGCACACGGCCGGCCCGCTGCCGGAGACGCGCCGCACCTCGCTGCTGAAGGCGATCCTCGGCGGCGTCGAGTTCACGCCGGCGTACGTCGGGTTCCTCGGCTACATCTTCGTCATCACGACGCTGGTGGTCCCCATCGCCGACGTCGCGATGGCGGTCGCCGTGTTCTCGATGCTGCTGCCGCAGCCGGGCGGGTACCGCTTCCCGCCCACGCTGCGCTGGCTCGTCGCGCTCACCGCGTGGTGCGCGCTCGGTCTCACGATGACGGGGCATCCGGGCACCGTCACCGAGGAGGTCTACGCGCTCATCAAGCTGTGCGTGATCGTCTTCGTGGCGGCGAACGTGCTGCGCACGCGCGGGCAGATCAACTTCTTCCTGATCTTCTTCCTCGCCTGCTACGCGTTCTTCCCCGCGCGCGCGGGCCTGTTCGCGTTCCTGTTCTACGGGGGCGGGCGCGTGGCGTGGCAGGGGCTGTTCGGCAACCCGAACGACCTCGCGGCGATGTCGCTCCTGGCGCTGTCGATGTGCCTGGGGCTGTTCTTCTCCGCGCGCCACACGCTGCTGCGGCTCGTGAGCATGGCCGGCGTGGGCGTGCTCTCGCTCGTCGTGCTGCTGACGCAGTCGCGCGGCGCGATGGTGGCGATGTTCGTCTTCGCCTTCGCGGCCATCGTCAGCACCAAGGGCAAGCAGCGCCTGAAGCTGATCTACGCGCTCGCGATCGCCGGCGTCGTCGGCGCGTACGTCGCGCCCAAGAGCGTGTGGGACCGGTTCGCGGGCCTCGCGAACTTCGGCACCGAGACGGCGCAGCTCAAGGCCGTCGACCCCGAGGGCTCGGCCGAGCAGCGCTGGGAGATCTGGAAGGTCGCGCGGCGCATCACGGTCGAGAACCCGATCCTCGGCGTGGGCTGGGGCGCGTACCCGCTGGAGCACGCGGTCTACGCGCAGCGGCCGGAGTTCAAGCGCACGGCCCGCGGCGCGCGCGACACGCACAGCACGCTCCTCAACGTGGTCGCCGAGACCGGCTTCCCGGGGCTCGTCATCTTCTCGGGGATCTTCCTGTCGGCCGTGCTGTTCGCGGAGCGGACGCGGCGCGCCGCGCGGCGCGTGCTCCCCGAGGACGCGACGATGCTCCTCTACCTGGAGCTCGGGCTGCTGGCGTACTTCGTGGCGGGCATCTGGGGCTCGTACGCGAAGCTGTCGCTGACGTACGTCCACACGCTGGTGCTCTGGGCGTACGCGACCATGATGATGCGGACGCTGCGCGCGCAGGCCGGCGGCGTGCCGTACGGCGCCGCCGCGTACGGCGGCGTTCCGTCGCGCGCCCCGCTGCGCTGACCGCTCCCGAACCCGAGAAGATCGGCCATGTGTGGTATCGCAGGCGTCGCCGGCTGGGCGACCGCTCCCGACGAGACGACCGCGACGCTCCGGCGCATGTGCGCCGCCATCGAGCATCGCGGGCCCGATGACGAGGGGCACTTCGTCGCGCCGGGCATCGGCCTCGGCATGCGGCGCCTGAGCGTCATCGACGTCCACGCCGGGCACCAGCCGATCGGGAACGAGGACGGCGACGTCCAGATCGTCTTCAACGGCGAGATCTACAACCACCGCGAGCTGCGCGCGCGCCTGGAGGCGTGCGGCCACCGCTTCGCCACGCACTCCGACACCGAGACGATCGTCCACGGCTACGAGGAGTGGGGCGACCGCGTGGTGGACCAGCTGCGCGGGATGTTCGGCTTCGCGATCTGGGACGCGCGCCGCCGCCGCCTGCTCGTCGCGCGCGACCGGCTCGGCATCAAGCCGCTCTACTACTGGGTGAAGGACGGCGGCCTCGCGTTCGCCAGCGAGCTCGGCTCGCTGCGCGCGCTGCCGGGCTTCGACGCGCAGATCCACGCGCCGTCGGTGCTGCGCTACCTGCTGTTCGGCTACGTGCCGGAGCCCGACGCGATCTACGCCGGCGTGCGGAAGCTGCCGCCGGGGCACACGCTGACGTGGGAGCCGGGGAGCGCGCCGCGCATCCAGCGCTACTGGACGCCCGTCCGCGACGAGGTCGCGATGGACGAGCGCGACGCCGTCGAGGAGCTGCGCCGCCTGCTCGACGAGTCGGTGCGGCTGCACCTGGAGTCGGACGTGCCGCTCGGCGCGTTCCTGTCGGGCGGCATCGACTCGTCCACGGTCGTCGCGCTCATGGCGCGCCAGCTCGACCGGCCGGTGCGCACCTTCTCCATCGGCTTCGACGATCCGCGCTTCAACGAGGCGCCGCACGCCGCCGCGGTGGCGAAGGCGATCGGCACGGACCACACGGAGCTGATCCTGCGGCCCGACGCGGACGCGCTGCTGGAGCGCGTCATCACGATGTACGACGAGCCGTTCGCCGACTCGTCGGCGCTGCCGACGTACCTCGTGTCCGCGCTCGCACGGAAGCACGTGACGGTGTCGCTCTCGGGCGACGGCGGGGACGAGCTGTTCGGCGGCTACACGCGCTACGCCGAGCGGCTGGGGCAGCGCGAGCTGCCGGCGCTGGCGCGGCAGGCGATCGGCGGCGTCGCGCGGCTGCTGCCGCACGGCGCGCGCGGCCGCAACCGCCTGCTCGACATGGGGCGCAGCGCGCGCGGCCGCTACGCGGCGACCGTCGCCTCGCCGCTGCCGGGCGCCGAGGGCGGCGTGGTGCGCGCGTCGCTGCTGCGCGGCATGGGCGACGACGTCACGATGGACGGCGCGCTCGGCGCGCTGTTCGACGAGGCGTCGGGACGCGACTTCGCGACGCAGATGATGCTCGTCGACATGCAGAGCTACCTGCCGGGCGACATCCTCACGAAGGTGGACCGCGCGAGCATGGCGGTGTCGCTGGAGGCGCGCGTGCCGCTGCTGGACCACGTGCTCGCGGAGTTCGCGGTCACGGTGCCCGCGCGGCTCAAGATGCGCGACGGCACGGGCAAGTGGCTGCTGCGCCAGGCGATCGAGGGGATCGTCCCGCCCGCCGTGCTGACGAAGCCGAAGCAGGGCTTCGGCGTGCCGCTGGGCCAGTGGTTCGCGGGGCCGCTGCGCCACCGCATCGACGGGCTGCTGCGGGAGCGCTCGGAGATCGCCGAGTACGTGGAGCCGGGCGCGGTCGCGCGACTGCACGCGGAGCACGTGAGCGGGCGGCGCGACCACAGCATGATGCTTTGGCGGCTGCTGGTGCTGGAGACGTGGCTCGCGCGCGCGTCGCTGCCGGCGGGCGTGCGCGCGCCGGACCTCGCGGACGTGGCGACCTTCGTCGGCGCGTAGCGACGGGGCGCCACGCGCCCCGTCGGTCGCGCGTCAGCGCGCGCGCAGGGCGCGGCGCAGGCGGCGCAGCGTGTGCCAGGCGTGCCAGCCGACGGCGCGCCGCCGCTGCCAGCGGCCGACGATCGGCTCCGCGCCGGGCACGCGCGCCGCGGCCGCGGCCACGACGTCGAACGCCTCGGGCTCGCCCGCGTGCCACGCGTCGCGCAGGTCCACGCGCGCGGCCGTGATCAGCGCGTCGACGACGGTGTCGCGCCGCGTCGCGTCGGCCGAGAGGCGCTCCATGAGACCGAGCCGGTGCTGCCACATGTTCGAGAACATGCCCGTGATCGCGCGGCTCGCCTGCGCCTCGTGGTGGCGGCGGTGCACGGTGACCTCGGGCACGTGCACGAACGGCCCGCACAGCGCGAGCCGCAGCCAGAGGTCGTAGTCCTCGGAGAGGCGCAGCCGCTCGTCGTAGCCGCCCACGTCGAGCACCGCGCGTCGGCGCACGACCGCACCCGTCTGCGGCACGAAGTTGAACTGCACGAGTGGGGCGACCGCGTCGAACGGCGTGTCGACCGGCGGCTCCGGCAGCTCGGGCCGGCGCTGATCCTGCCACAGCTGCGTGCGAGCGGACGCCAGCAGCGCCTCCGGATGCCGCTCGAGCGCCCCGGCCAGCTGCTCGCAGTGCTGCGGCAGCCACCAGTCGTCGGCATCGAGGAACGCGACCACCTCGCAGTCGGTCGCATGCAGCGCGAGGTTGCGCGCCGCCGACGGCCCACCGTTGCGCGGTGCGCGGATGACGCACGCGCCGAGCGACTCCGCGAGCTCCGCCGAGCCGTCCGTGGACGCGTCGTCGACGACGAGGAGCTCGTCGACGGGCCGCGTCTGGTTGCGGATGGACGCGATGGCGTCGGCGAGGAACGCCCGGCCGTTGTAGACCGGAACCACGGCGGCGACGCGCGCTGCCGCCCGGGCGCTCGCCGACCCGCTCACGACATCGAGGCGGCGGGGCGCGCCGTGGCGCTCATCGCGCCGGCGAACCACTCCCACGTCCGCTGCAGGCCGTCGCGCAGCGACACCGTCGGCTCGTAGCCGAGCACCGCGCGGGCCCGCTCCAACCCGGCGAGCGAGTCGCGCACGTCGCCGGCGCGCGCCGGGCCGTGCTCCAGCGCGATCGGCCGCCCCGACACCTCGCCGATCAGCTGCGCCAGCTCGAGCAGCGACGTGCGCCCGCCCGCGCCGCAGTTCACCACCGTGCCGCTCACCCGCTCGGCCGGCCCGAACGCGCCCAGCAGGTTCGCGTTCACGACGTTCTCGACGTACGTGAAGTCGCGCGTCTGCAGCCCGTCGCCGTGGATGCGGGCCGTCGTCCCCTCCAGCGCGGCCGCGAGGAAGAGCGGGATCACCGCGGCGTACGGGCCGTTGGGGCTCTGCCGCGGCCCGAAGACGTTGAAGTAGCGCAGCGCGACGCCCTCCACGAGCCCCGCGCGCGCGTACGCCAGCACGTACTGCTCGCCCGAAAGCTTGGTCACCGCGTACGGGGAGCGCGGCAGCGGCTCCACCGACTCGACCTTCGGCAGCACCGGCGTGTCGCCGTAGACCGAGCTGGAGCTGGAGTACACGACGCGCCGCACGCGCGCGTTGCGCGCCGACTCGAGCAGGCGCAGCGTCGCGTTGACGTTGGCGTCGTGCGAGCCCCACGCGTCGCTGAGCGACCGCGGCACGCTGCCGAGGGCCGCGAGGTGGAACACCACGTCGATGTCGCGCACCGCGGCGTCGCTGACGTCGGGATCCTGCAGGTCGCCCTCGAGGAAGTCGACGTCCTCGAATGCCGCGAGGTTGTGGCGGAATCCCGTCGACAGATTGTCGACCACGCGCACGGCGTGGCCCGCACGCGTGAGGTGCTCCACCACGTGGGAGCCGATGAAACCGGCGCCGCCCGTGACCAGGCAGTTCGTTCGCTCGCTCAGCATGTACCGTCTGTACCGTCGGTCGGAGGAGGGCTGCGGTCCAATCTAGGTCGGCGGCCGCAGAGCGCACAGCCTGCGCCGCGCGCGCGGACCCGGCGTCGCCGATCAAGTTTCGGCGTCCGCGAGCCGCTACTTTACCTGCCTCCCGTCCCTGCTCCACCCGCCACCACGGCCATCTCCCCGCGCGTGCCGCCTCGCTCGTGATCACGACCGTACTCCGCGTGGGCCGCAAGCTGCGCGGTCGGAGCCTCGACGAGCTCCGGGTGCGTGGCGCGCAGGCGCTGGCCGCATGGCGCGAGCGCGCGGGGCTCGACCGGGACCTCGACGCCGACGGCCGCCTCGCGCGCTGGCTGGCGCCCGGCGTGTCCGCGGCGCCCGAGGCGCTGCTGGCGCGGTTCCGCGAGCGGCCGGCGCCGTTCTGGGCGGCGTTCGACGACCCGGCGGCGACCGTGGCCGCGCTGCGCGCGCGCTGCCCCGACGACGAGGCGCAGGTGCTGGCGCGCGCGGAGCGCGTCCTCGCGCGGCGCTTCGACCTGATGGGCCACCGCGGCCTCGCGTTCGGCGACCCGATCGACTGGCAGCACGACCCGGTGGCCGGCACGCGCGCGCCGCTGGCGCACTGGAGCCGCGTCCCCTACCTCGACCCGGCGCGCGTCGGCGACCACAAGGTCGTGTGGGAGCTGAGCCGCCAGCAGTACCTGGCCACCCTCGGCCAGGCCTACTGGTACACGGGCGACGCGCGCTACGCCCAGGGGTTCGCGTCGCTGGTGACGGACTGGCTCGACGCCAACCCGCCCAAGGTCGGGATGAACTGGACGAGCAGCCTCGAGGTCGCGTTCCGCGCGACGTCGTGGCTGTACGCGCTGCGCTTCTTCGCCCACGCGCCGGAGCTGACGCCCGCGCTGTACGCGCGGCTGGTGGGCGCGCTGCACGTGCACGCGGTGCACCTCGCGACCTACCTCTCGACGTACTTCAGCCCCAACACGCACCTCACCGGCGAGGCGCTGGGCCTCGTGCTGATCGGGAGCCTGGTGCCGGAGCTCGCGGGCGCGGCGCGCTGGCGCGCCCAGGGCGAGCGGATCCTGCTCGACCAGATCGCGCGCCAGCAGCGCGCGGACGGCGTCTACTTCGAGCAGGCGTCGCAGTACCACCGCTACACGGCGGAGTTCTACCTGCAGCTGCTGGTGCTCACGGAGCGCCAGGGGCGCGTGCCGGGCGAGGCGCTGCGCGCGGCCGTCCCGCGCCTGCTCGAGTTCCTGGCGGAGCTCACGCGCCCCGACGGCACGATGCCGCTCTTCGGCGACGACGACGGCGGCCGCCTGACGCAGCTGGACGGGCGCCTGCCCGACGACCTCCGCAGCCTGCTCCTCTCCGGCGCGGTCGTCTGCTCGCGGCCCGAGTGGCGCTGGCTCGGCGACGGCGACGAGGCGGGGACGCTCTGGTGGCTCGGGCCGCAGGCCGCGAGCGCGCTCGACGCGCTGCCCGCCCGCCCGCCCGCGGGCCACGGCCGCGCGTTCGTGCCGAGCGGGTTCTTCGTGCTGCGCGACGGCTGGCACGCGACGGCCAGCCATGCGGTCGTGGACTGCGGCCCGCACGGCGTCTTCAACGCCGGGCACGCGCACGCCGACGCGCTGGCGGTCGTGCTGACGCTGCGCGGCCGGCACCTGTTCGTGGATGCGGGGACGTACACGTATCCGGGGCCGGAGCGGAACGCCTTCCGCGGCGCCGCGGCGCACAACACGGCGCTCGTGGACGGTCTGGCGCCCTCCGTCCCCGCCGACGGCGCGTTCCAGTGGCGCCACGTGGGCGAGGCGCATGCGACCCGCTGGGTGGACGCGCCGGCGCTCGGGCTGTTCGCGGGCGTGCAGTCGGGCGGCGCCTGGCCGCCGGACGTGGCGCACGCGCGCGAGATCGTCCGCGTGGCCGACCGCGGCTGGCTGGTGCGCGACCGCCTGCGCGCCGCGGGGCCGCACGCGCTCTCCCTGGGCTGGCTGCTGGCCCCCGGGCTGCGGGCGACCGTCGCCGCGGGCGGGCCGGACGCGCTGCCGATCGTCGACGTCCACACGCTGGCGGGTGATCCGGTGGCGCGCGTCGTCGTCGTCGGGCCGGGCCGATGGGAGACCGAGGAGGCGTGGGTGTCGCCGCAGTACGGGACGCGGACGCCGGCCACGCGGCTGCGCTGGGTCGCGGAGACGCTGCAGGGCGACGACCCGGTGGTGACCTGCATCCTACCGCCCGCGGCGGACGGGCTGCCGACGGTCCGGCTCGCATCGTGCGAAGGGGAGGGGCGCGCGCTGCTCATCTCGCCGTCGGCCGACGCCGATACTCGGGAGGACGAGGTCCTGCTGCTCCGGCAGGGCACCGGAACGCTGCGCGTCCGCGAGGTGGGCCACGCCGTGGCGCACGACGTGGCGACCGACGCCGCGTGCGCGTGGATCTGGGGCGCCGGCGCGGCGGTCGCCACGCTCGGCGGCGAGTTCCTCGCCCTCGCCGGGGAGAGTATTGTTCGCGGTGGCGATCTCATGCCGGGGGTCCCGCACGCCGATCGCTGGACGACCGCCGTGCGGGAGTCGGGCGGCTGGCGGGTCCACGGCGGGACGTCGACCCTCGCCGCATCGCGCGGTGCCTGAGGGGCCGACGATTGGTCCGAGCAAAGGCTGAGCGCACATGTGCGGGATCTGCGGAATCGTAGTGCCGGCCGGCGGGCAGCGGCGGGTGAGTCGCGCGCTGGTCGAGGGGATGCGCGACACGCTCGTGCACCGCGGCCCTGACGGCGCGGGCACCTTCCACGAGGAGTACGACGACGGCTGCGCGGTGGGCCTCGGCCACCGGCGCCTGAGCATCGTCGACGTGGCGCACGGCGCGCAGCCGATGGCGAGCGACGACGGCGCGCTGCAGCTCGTGTACAACGGGGAGGTCTACAACCACCCCACCGAGATGCGCGCGCTCCAGGCGCAGGGCGTCCAGTACCACACGCACTGCGACACCGAGACCGTGCTGCGCCTGTTCGAGCGCGACGGCGTGCGCGCGCCCGAGCGGCTGCGCGGGATGTTCGCCGTGGCGATCTGGAACCGGCGCACGCGCGAGCTGTTCCTCGCGCGCGACCGCTTCGGCGTCAAGCCGGTGTACTACGTCCACACCGACGACGGCGCGCTCTACTTCGCGAGCGAGATCAAGGCGCTGCTGGAAGCGGGCGCGGTGCGCCCCGCGCTCAACTGGCGCGCGCTCCCCGACTTCCTCGCGAACCACGCGCCCTCCGGCGACGAGACGCTGTTCGAGGGCGTGCGCCGCCTCCCGGCCGGCCACACGCTGGTGTGGCGCGACGGGAAGATCGAGCTGCGGCAGTACTGGGACCTGTCGTACGCGAACTCCGGCACCGACACGCGGCCCGAGGCCGACCTGGTGGCCGAGTACCAGGAGCGCTTCCGCGAGGCGGTGCGCATCCGGCTCATGGCCGACGTGCCGCTCGGGATGTTCCTCTCCGGC
This sequence is a window from Roseisolibacter agri. Protein-coding genes within it:
- a CDS encoding glycosyltransferase — encoded protein: MDGPQDHGADAAGHDLPAGRALSPPASAVSYRPPDQPTAVPAAPRGPATTPARPLRIAFCIDSLATSGGTELSTVRMAELLAAAGHQLELFTLRAQGAMGARYAAAGIPVHEVPVRSLVGLDTARAIRRFAARLRTGRFDVLHSHDLYTNVVAVCAARLARIPAIVASKRWTEWRLAHRMLNRGVFRLADCVVANSARVGTTLRAHDRVPAGRVAVVTNFVEDAAFARWTPDERLAQRRALGLADDAPVVGIVARLRAEKDHALLLDAIALVRARVPAVRLVLVGDGDEHEALEARADALGIRDAVVFAGHRPNRPNPHQLFDVSVLCSKHEGFPNTVVEAMAAARPVVATAVGGVPDALVASETGLLVPPGDARALADAIAALLADPARAEQMGAAGVARAREVFHATAVVPQLTRLYDGLLARARRGPSRAA
- a CDS encoding O-antigen ligase family protein; amino-acid sequence: MPHTAGPLPETRRTSLLKAILGGVEFTPAYVGFLGYIFVITTLVVPIADVAMAVAVFSMLLPQPGGYRFPPTLRWLVALTAWCALGLTMTGHPGTVTEEVYALIKLCVIVFVAANVLRTRGQINFFLIFFLACYAFFPARAGLFAFLFYGGGRVAWQGLFGNPNDLAAMSLLALSMCLGLFFSARHTLLRLVSMAGVGVLSLVVLLTQSRGAMVAMFVFAFAAIVSTKGKQRLKLIYALAIAGVVGAYVAPKSVWDRFAGLANFGTETAQLKAVDPEGSAEQRWEIWKVARRITVENPILGVGWGAYPLEHAVYAQRPEFKRTARGARDTHSTLLNVVAETGFPGLVIFSGIFLSAVLFAERTRRAARRVLPEDATMLLYLELGLLAYFVAGIWGSYAKLSLTYVHTLVLWAYATMMMRTLRAQAGGVPYGAAAYGGVPSRAPLR
- the asnB gene encoding asparagine synthase (glutamine-hydrolyzing) produces the protein MCGIAGVAGWATAPDETTATLRRMCAAIEHRGPDDEGHFVAPGIGLGMRRLSVIDVHAGHQPIGNEDGDVQIVFNGEIYNHRELRARLEACGHRFATHSDTETIVHGYEEWGDRVVDQLRGMFGFAIWDARRRRLLVARDRLGIKPLYYWVKDGGLAFASELGSLRALPGFDAQIHAPSVLRYLLFGYVPEPDAIYAGVRKLPPGHTLTWEPGSAPRIQRYWTPVRDEVAMDERDAVEELRRLLDESVRLHLESDVPLGAFLSGGIDSSTVVALMARQLDRPVRTFSIGFDDPRFNEAPHAAAVAKAIGTDHTELILRPDADALLERVITMYDEPFADSSALPTYLVSALARKHVTVSLSGDGGDELFGGYTRYAERLGQRELPALARQAIGGVARLLPHGARGRNRLLDMGRSARGRYAATVASPLPGAEGGVVRASLLRGMGDDVTMDGALGALFDEASGRDFATQMMLVDMQSYLPGDILTKVDRASMAVSLEARVPLLDHVLAEFAVTVPARLKMRDGTGKWLLRQAIEGIVPPAVLTKPKQGFGVPLGQWFAGPLRHRIDGLLRERSEIAEYVEPGAVARLHAEHVSGRRDHSMMLWRLLVLETWLARASLPAGVRAPDLADVATFVGA
- a CDS encoding glycosyltransferase family 2 protein gives rise to the protein MVPVYNGRAFLADAIASIRNQTRPVDELLVVDDASTDGSAELAESLGACVIRAPRNGGPSAARNLALHATDCEVVAFLDADDWWLPQHCEQLAGALERHPEALLASARTQLWQDQRRPELPEPPVDTPFDAVAPLVQFNFVPQTGAVVRRRAVLDVGGYDERLRLSEDYDLWLRLALCGPFVHVPEVTVHRRHHEAQASRAITGMFSNMWQHRLGLMERLSADATRRDTVVDALITAARVDLRDAWHAGEPEAFDVVAAAAARVPGAEPIVGRWQRRRAVGWHAWHTLRRLRRALRAR
- a CDS encoding NAD-dependent epimerase/dehydratase family protein is translated as MLSERTNCLVTGGAGFIGSHVVEHLTRAGHAVRVVDNLSTGFRHNLAAFEDVDFLEGDLQDPDVSDAAVRDIDVVFHLAALGSVPRSLSDAWGSHDANVNATLRLLESARNARVRRVVYSSSSSVYGDTPVLPKVESVEPLPRSPYAVTKLSGEQYVLAYARAGLVEGVALRYFNVFGPRQSPNGPYAAVIPLFLAAALEGTTARIHGDGLQTRDFTYVENVVNANLLGAFGPAERVSGTVVNCGAGGRTSLLELAQLIGEVSGRPIALEHGPARAGDVRDSLAGLERARAVLGYEPTVSLRDGLQRTWEWFAGAMSATARPAASMS
- a CDS encoding alginate lyase family protein; its protein translation is MITTVLRVGRKLRGRSLDELRVRGAQALAAWRERAGLDRDLDADGRLARWLAPGVSAAPEALLARFRERPAPFWAAFDDPAATVAALRARCPDDEAQVLARAERVLARRFDLMGHRGLAFGDPIDWQHDPVAGTRAPLAHWSRVPYLDPARVGDHKVVWELSRQQYLATLGQAYWYTGDARYAQGFASLVTDWLDANPPKVGMNWTSSLEVAFRATSWLYALRFFAHAPELTPALYARLVGALHVHAVHLATYLSTYFSPNTHLTGEALGLVLIGSLVPELAGAARWRAQGERILLDQIARQQRADGVYFEQASQYHRYTAEFYLQLLVLTERQGRVPGEALRAAVPRLLEFLAELTRPDGTMPLFGDDDGGRLTQLDGRLPDDLRSLLLSGAVVCSRPEWRWLGDGDEAGTLWWLGPQAASALDALPARPPAGHGRAFVPSGFFVLRDGWHATASHAVVDCGPHGVFNAGHAHADALAVVLTLRGRHLFVDAGTYTYPGPERNAFRGAAAHNTALVDGLAPSVPADGAFQWRHVGEAHATRWVDAPALGLFAGVQSGGAWPPDVAHAREIVRVADRGWLVRDRLRAAGPHALSLGWLLAPGLRATVAAGGPDALPIVDVHTLAGDPVARVVVVGPGRWETEEAWVSPQYGTRTPATRLRWVAETLQGDDPVVTCILPPAADGLPTVRLASCEGEGRALLISPSADADTREDEVLLLRQGTGTLRVREVGHAVAHDVATDAACAWIWGAGAAVATLGGEFLALAGESIVRGGDLMPGVPHADRWTTAVRESGGWRVHGGTSTLAASRGA